The Streptomyces nitrosporeus genome includes a window with the following:
- a CDS encoding ABC transporter ATP-binding protein, whose protein sequence is MCAVRDLVRTYPAVRGRRGRPATPEVRATDGISLDVRRGEIFGLLGPNGAGKSTLVRQLTGLMRPDSGSVEVLGHDLVRHPERASRLIGYLGQESTALDELTVSLAAETTGRLRGLPVGEARAARDEVLEELGLTELAGRPLKKLSGGQRRLACFAAALVGERPVLVLDEPTTGMDPVARRAVWSAVDRRRARHGTTVLLVTHNVIEAETVLDRVAVMERGKVIACDTPTGLKERVAGEVRVELVWRERAPLDVPEVAALRASAQESGRRWVLRLGPDEARAAVAAVTGGAAFSALDDFTLATPSLEDVYLALGGDASGAAGGLVKA, encoded by the coding sequence GTGTGCGCGGTACGTGATCTGGTCAGGACCTACCCCGCCGTGCGCGGGCGACGCGGCCGGCCCGCCACTCCCGAGGTGCGCGCCACCGACGGGATCAGCCTCGACGTCCGGCGCGGCGAGATCTTCGGGCTGCTCGGACCGAACGGCGCCGGCAAGTCCACCCTCGTACGCCAGCTCACCGGCCTGATGCGGCCCGATTCCGGCAGTGTGGAGGTGCTGGGGCACGATCTGGTGCGCCACCCCGAGCGGGCCTCCCGGCTCATCGGCTACCTCGGCCAGGAGTCCACCGCGCTCGACGAACTGACCGTCTCCCTGGCCGCCGAGACCACCGGGCGGCTGCGCGGACTGCCGGTCGGCGAGGCGCGGGCCGCGCGGGACGAGGTCCTGGAGGAACTGGGACTGACCGAACTCGCCGGGCGGCCCCTGAAGAAGCTGTCCGGAGGCCAGCGGCGGCTGGCGTGCTTCGCCGCCGCACTCGTCGGTGAGCGCCCCGTCCTCGTCCTCGACGAGCCGACGACCGGGATGGACCCGGTCGCCCGGCGGGCCGTGTGGTCCGCCGTCGACCGGCGGCGCGCCCGGCACGGAACGACCGTCCTGCTGGTGACCCACAACGTGATCGAGGCCGAGACCGTCCTGGACCGGGTCGCCGTCATGGAGCGGGGCAAGGTCATCGCCTGCGACACGCCGACCGGCCTCAAGGAGCGGGTCGCGGGCGAGGTCCGGGTGGAGCTCGTGTGGCGGGAACGGGCGCCGCTGGACGTCCCCGAGGTCGCCGCGCTCCGCGCGTCGGCCCAGGAGTCGGGCCGCCGGTGGGTGCTGCGGCTGGGCCCCGACGAGGCGCGGGCGGCGGTCGCCGCGGTGACCGGCGGGGCGGCCTTCTCCGCGCTGGACGACTTCACGCTGGCCACCCCCAGCCTGGAGGACGTCTACCTGGCACTCGGCGGGGACGCGTCCGGAGCCGCCGGGGGACTGGTGAAGGCGTGA
- a CDS encoding ABC transporter permease: MTSTVSAQAAQGADGHPARPAGRPGHPGPATPAPLAPRAGLLPSMAAVYRAQLSRARVARIPLLFVATFQSVGIMVLMRGVVDGGSEARAVVAGSSVLVVAFVALNLLAQYFGQLRASGGLDHYATLPVPPAAVVLGAAGAYASFTVPGTIVTAVAGSVLFGLPLTHLWVLVAVIPLSGAALSGLGAACGLLAPRAELATLLGQLGMSAALLLGVLPAERLPGPVGWARDLLPSTYGVEALARSFDERPDWAVVGIDLGVCAAVGVLSLAVATWAYRRAAVR, translated from the coding sequence GTGACGAGCACCGTTTCCGCCCAGGCCGCACAAGGGGCGGACGGCCACCCGGCCCGTCCCGCCGGCCGGCCCGGCCACCCCGGTCCGGCCACCCCGGCGCCGCTCGCCCCGCGGGCCGGACTGCTGCCCTCGATGGCGGCGGTCTACCGGGCGCAGCTGTCACGGGCGAGGGTGGCCCGGATCCCGCTGCTGTTCGTCGCGACCTTCCAGTCCGTCGGGATCATGGTGCTGATGCGCGGGGTCGTCGACGGCGGTTCCGAGGCGCGGGCCGTGGTCGCCGGCTCCAGCGTGCTGGTCGTGGCCTTCGTCGCGCTCAACCTGCTCGCGCAGTACTTCGGCCAGCTCCGGGCGAGCGGCGGCCTCGACCACTACGCCACCCTGCCGGTACCGCCGGCCGCGGTGGTGCTGGGGGCGGCCGGCGCGTACGCCTCCTTCACCGTGCCCGGGACGATCGTCACCGCGGTGGCGGGGAGCGTGCTCTTCGGGCTGCCGCTGACGCATCTGTGGGTGCTCGTCGCCGTCATCCCGCTGTCCGGGGCCGCGCTCTCCGGCCTCGGGGCGGCCTGCGGGCTGCTGGCCCCCCGGGCCGAGCTGGCGACGCTGCTGGGGCAGCTGGGCATGTCCGCGGCGCTGCTGCTGGGTGTGCTGCCGGCCGAGCGGCTGCCCGGCCCGGTGGGCTGGGCGCGGGACCTGCTGCCGTCGACGTACGGGGTGGAGGCTCTCGCCCGGTCCTTCGACGAGCGCCCCGACTGGGCGGTCGTGGGGATCGACCTCGGGGTGTGCGCGGCGGTGGGCGTGCTGTCGCTGGCGGTGGCCACCTGGGCGTACCGGCGGGCCGCGGTGCGCTGA
- a CDS encoding DUF2567 domain-containing protein, with amino-acid sequence MPRSGAAAAGAAWHDGTVNAPSTPPHQPDPHDPWQAPPSGARPVAGLLPPDAAERRAELVQGAVTALLLTCAGLVLGLLWLWLAPRVPLVSDDTAVFLKDSEGEQAIGADGTFVLLALAFGLVSAVAVFLLRRRGGVPLVAGLALGGVLGSLLAWGVGTWFGPTSDVVAHAREAGKGVTFDAPLELHAVGAAVLAWPVAAMIVHLALTGLFGPRDPEPEWEPFGGPGSASAGPGSGPADGTGTGDGPAAGPAGSPGAGGAAGAGGWPERP; translated from the coding sequence ATGCCGAGGTCCGGTGCGGCGGCGGCCGGGGCGGCCTGGCACGATGGCACGGTGAACGCACCGTCGACGCCGCCGCACCAGCCCGATCCCCACGACCCGTGGCAGGCTCCGCCGTCCGGGGCCCGTCCCGTGGCCGGCCTGCTGCCGCCGGACGCGGCCGAGCGCCGTGCGGAACTCGTCCAGGGCGCGGTGACCGCCCTGCTGCTGACCTGCGCCGGTCTGGTGCTCGGCCTGCTCTGGCTGTGGCTCGCCCCGCGGGTTCCGCTGGTCTCCGACGACACGGCCGTGTTCCTGAAGGACAGCGAGGGCGAACAGGCCATCGGGGCCGACGGCACCTTCGTGCTGCTGGCCCTCGCCTTCGGCCTGGTGTCCGCCGTGGCGGTCTTCCTCCTCCGCAGGCGCGGCGGCGTCCCGCTGGTGGCCGGCCTCGCCCTGGGCGGGGTGCTCGGCTCGCTGCTCGCCTGGGGCGTCGGGACCTGGTTCGGTCCCACGTCGGACGTGGTGGCCCACGCCAGGGAGGCCGGCAAGGGCGTGACCTTCGACGCCCCGCTGGAACTGCACGCGGTCGGTGCGGCGGTGCTGGCCTGGCCGGTCGCGGCGATGATCGTGCACCTCGCGCTGACCGGACTGTTCGGGCCGAGGGACCCCGAGCCGGAGTGGGAGCCGTTCGGCGGCCCCGGCAGCGCGTCCGCCGGCCCCGGGTCCGGGCCGGCGGACGGTACGGGCACGGGGGACGGGCCGGCGGCAGGGCCCGCCGGGTCCCCGGGGGCGGGCGGGGCCGCGGGGGCGGGCGGGTGGCCCGAGCGGCCGTAG
- the ybaK gene encoding Cys-tRNA(Pro) deacylase gives MAKKTKKQQGGTPATVALTAAGTAFTVHSYDHDPASASYGEEAAEALGVSPDRVFKTLVADVDGELVVAVVPVAGSLDLKALASAVGGKRAAMADPAAAERTTGYVRGGISPLGQRKSLRTVLDSSADGHATVCVSAGRRGLEVELAPADLAALTRAVLAPIGRA, from the coding sequence ATGGCGAAGAAGACGAAGAAGCAGCAGGGCGGTACCCCGGCGACGGTCGCGCTGACCGCGGCGGGTACCGCGTTCACCGTCCACTCCTACGACCACGACCCCGCGTCCGCGTCCTACGGCGAGGAGGCGGCCGAGGCGCTCGGCGTCTCCCCGGACCGGGTCTTCAAGACCCTGGTGGCCGACGTGGACGGCGAGCTGGTCGTCGCGGTGGTGCCGGTGGCCGGTTCGCTGGACCTGAAGGCCCTGGCGTCGGCGGTGGGCGGCAAGCGGGCCGCGATGGCGGACCCCGCGGCGGCGGAGCGGACCACGGGCTACGTCCGGGGCGGCATCTCCCCGCTCGGCCAGCGCAAGAGCCTGCGCACGGTGCTCGACTCCTCGGCGGACGGCCACGCCACGGTCTGCGTCTCGGCGGGCCGCCGGGGCCTGGAGGTCGAACTCGCCCCCGCCGACCTGGCCGCGCTCACCCGGGCCGTCCTGGCGCCCATCGGCCGCGCCTGA
- a CDS encoding LON peptidase substrate-binding domain-containing protein — translation MTTARLPLFPLNAVLFPGLVLPLDVFEERYRAMMRELAGADADEPRRFVVVAIRDGRETALTGTGMPGSAPAPDPAGRAPGEGFGPDPVQSFHRMGCVADAAKIRERADGSYEVLATGTTRVRLLSVDAGGPFLTAEVEEVPEDPGTGEGDEAGAKRADDETRALAESVLRAFRSYRKRLAGADERSLTTGAELPDDPLVVSYLVAAATVLDVPVKQRLLQAPDAATRLREELALLRGETALIRHLPSLPAVDLTRSPTHPN, via the coding sequence GTGACCACCGCTCGCCTGCCCCTCTTCCCGCTGAACGCGGTGCTGTTCCCCGGCCTCGTGCTCCCTCTCGACGTCTTCGAGGAGCGTTATCGCGCCATGATGCGCGAACTCGCCGGGGCCGACGCGGACGAACCGCGCCGCTTCGTGGTGGTCGCGATCCGCGACGGCCGTGAGACGGCCCTCACGGGCACCGGGATGCCGGGCTCCGCCCCGGCTCCGGACCCCGCCGGCCGCGCCCCGGGGGAGGGCTTCGGCCCCGATCCGGTCCAGTCCTTCCACCGGATGGGCTGTGTCGCCGACGCCGCCAAGATCAGGGAGCGGGCCGACGGCAGCTACGAGGTCCTGGCGACCGGCACCACCCGGGTCAGGCTGCTCTCGGTCGACGCGGGCGGGCCGTTCCTGACCGCCGAGGTCGAGGAGGTCCCGGAGGACCCGGGCACCGGGGAGGGTGACGAGGCCGGCGCGAAGCGGGCGGACGACGAGACGCGGGCCCTCGCCGAGAGCGTCCTGCGGGCCTTCCGCAGCTACCGGAAGCGGCTCGCCGGGGCCGACGAGCGTTCTCTGACCACCGGTGCGGAACTTCCGGACGACCCGCTGGTGGTCTCCTACCTCGTGGCGGCCGCGACCGTCCTGGACGTCCCGGTGAAGCAGCGGCTGCTCCAGGCGCCGGACGCCGCCACGCGGCTGCGTGAGGAACTGGCCCTGCTGCGCGGGGAGACCGCGCTGATCCGGCACCTCCCGTCGCTGCCGGCCGTCGACCTGACCCGCTCCCCCACCCACCCCAACTGA
- a CDS encoding oxidoreductase, with amino-acid sequence MTEPHDGQIPDGLSAAELGMWQSFRNGTTYDLRSRDPVRDDPFAPHVWGPERSVGARTVARLLLDGPPARPGRVAALKLRGVRITGKLDLAGGRVSPYVELTGCRFEQEVVLPECHFTTLRMAGCVIPRLDAARLRTEGDLHLPRCRIDRGIRLTDAQIGTDLLISQLSVGPDRRGRAFVGDGMTVAQDLQAEMVETRGELSLRGATVGGSLSLRGSRLRATDGRRALNAPQLTVERTLYLSEAWVSVDTGYQGATPPFGIARGAGPAPGTRSQVFECRGAARLDDGRFGDAVDLHKARFVLAGQEELSLRRIVVPELRFNLERPEEGRVVLNGAKVVTLIDVSTSWPGPGGLAMSGFVYENLVPYGHFPLSRRLEWVLAATPEYVPEPYERLATVLRSCGEDADAREVLLAKQRRRRETLPMAGRMWGYLQDWAVAYGYRPGRALVWMAVLWAAGAVAFSQYRPSAIKQDEHPLWNPALYALDLLVPVINLGQDGYWRMEGSWQWGAAVLVLLGWILATTVAAGASRLLRRG; translated from the coding sequence GTGACCGAACCGCACGACGGCCAGATCCCGGACGGGCTCAGCGCCGCGGAACTGGGCATGTGGCAGTCCTTCCGGAACGGCACGACATACGATCTGCGCTCCCGCGACCCGGTGCGCGACGACCCGTTCGCCCCGCACGTCTGGGGCCCCGAGCGCAGCGTGGGCGCGCGGACGGTGGCGCGCCTGCTGCTGGACGGCCCGCCCGCGCGGCCGGGCCGGGTGGCGGCGCTGAAGCTCCGGGGCGTACGGATCACGGGGAAGCTGGATCTGGCGGGCGGCCGGGTGTCGCCGTACGTCGAGCTGACGGGGTGCCGCTTCGAGCAGGAGGTCGTGCTGCCCGAGTGCCACTTCACCACGCTGCGGATGGCGGGCTGTGTGATCCCGCGGCTGGACGCGGCCCGGCTGCGCACGGAGGGCGATCTCCATCTGCCGCGCTGCCGGATCGACCGGGGCATCAGGCTGACCGACGCCCAGATCGGCACGGACCTGCTGATCAGCCAGCTCTCCGTGGGGCCCGACCGGCGGGGCCGCGCCTTCGTCGGCGACGGGATGACGGTGGCGCAGGACCTCCAGGCCGAGATGGTCGAGACCCGGGGCGAGCTGAGTCTGCGCGGGGCCACCGTCGGCGGGTCGCTGAGCCTGCGCGGCAGCCGGCTGCGCGCCACGGACGGGCGGCGGGCGCTGAACGCCCCGCAGCTGACCGTGGAGCGCACGCTCTACCTGAGCGAGGCGTGGGTGAGCGTCGACACCGGGTACCAGGGCGCCACTCCCCCGTTCGGTATCGCCCGCGGCGCCGGGCCGGCCCCCGGGACCCGCTCCCAGGTCTTCGAGTGCAGGGGGGCGGCGCGGCTGGATGACGGGCGGTTCGGGGACGCGGTCGACCTGCACAAGGCCCGGTTCGTACTGGCGGGCCAGGAGGAGCTGTCGCTGCGCCGGATCGTCGTGCCGGAGCTGCGGTTCAACCTGGAGCGCCCGGAGGAGGGCCGCGTCGTGCTGAACGGCGCGAAGGTCGTGACGCTGATCGACGTCTCGACCAGCTGGCCGGGCCCGGGCGGGCTGGCCATGAGCGGCTTCGTGTACGAGAACCTCGTCCCGTACGGCCACTTCCCGCTCTCCCGCCGCCTGGAGTGGGTGCTGGCCGCCACCCCGGAGTACGTACCGGAACCGTACGAGCGCCTGGCGACGGTGCTGCGCAGCTGCGGGGAGGACGCCGACGCCCGGGAGGTGCTGCTGGCCAAGCAGCGCCGGCGGCGGGAGACCCTGCCGATGGCGGGGCGGATGTGGGGGTACCTCCAGGACTGGGCGGTGGCGTACGGCTACCGGCCGGGGCGGGCCCTGGTGTGGATGGCGGTGCTGTGGGCGGCGGGGGCGGTGGCCTTCTCGCAGTACCGGCCCTCGGCGATCAAGCAGGACGAGCATCCGCTGTGGAACCCGGCGCTGTACGCGCTGGACCTGCTGGTGCCGGTGATCAATCTCGGCCAGGACGGCTACTGGCGGATGGAGGGCAGCTGGCAGTGGGGGGCGGCCGTCCTCGTACTGCTGGGGTGGATACTGGCCACCACGGTGGCGGCCGGGGCCTCGCGGCTGCTGCGCCGGGGCTGA
- the hisD gene encoding histidinol dehydrogenase has product MISRIDLRGTALPRGGDLRDLLPRAEFDVEAALETVRPICEDVRHRGSAAVIDWGEKLDGVRPAALRVPAAALTAALEELDPAVRAALEESVRRARLVHREQRRTTHTTQVVPGGTVTEKWVPVGRVGLYVPGGRSVYPSSVVMNVVPAQEAGVEGVAVSSPPQKDFGGLPHPTILAACALLGVDEVYAAGGSQAVAMFAYGTEECLPVDLVTGPGNIYVAAAKRLLKGRIGIDAEAGPTEIAILADATADPVHVAADLISQAEHDPMAAAVLVTDSEELAAATEAELAPQIAATKHVADRIEPALAGSQSAIVLVDSIEDGLKVVDAYAAEHLEIQTADAAAVAGRVRNAGAVFVGPYAPVSLGDYCAGSNHVLPTGGCACHSSGLSVQSFLRGIHIVDYTRDALAEVAHHVVTLAEAEDLPAHGAAVKARFGWKVPQQ; this is encoded by the coding sequence GTGATCTCTCGAATCGATCTGCGCGGCACCGCCCTCCCCCGGGGCGGCGACCTGCGCGACCTGCTGCCCCGTGCCGAGTTCGACGTGGAAGCCGCCCTGGAGACGGTGCGGCCCATCTGCGAGGACGTACGCCATCGTGGCTCCGCGGCAGTGATCGACTGGGGGGAGAAGCTCGACGGTGTCCGCCCCGCGGCGCTGAGGGTCCCGGCCGCCGCGCTCACCGCCGCCCTGGAGGAGCTCGACCCCGCCGTGCGCGCCGCGCTGGAGGAGTCGGTCCGCCGCGCCCGCCTCGTCCACCGCGAGCAGCGCCGCACCACCCACACCACCCAGGTCGTCCCCGGCGGCACCGTCACCGAGAAGTGGGTGCCCGTCGGGCGTGTCGGGCTGTACGTCCCCGGCGGCCGTTCGGTCTACCCGTCCTCCGTCGTGATGAACGTCGTCCCCGCCCAGGAGGCGGGCGTCGAGGGCGTCGCCGTCTCCTCCCCGCCGCAGAAGGACTTCGGCGGCCTGCCGCACCCCACGATCCTGGCGGCCTGCGCGCTGCTCGGTGTGGACGAGGTGTACGCCGCCGGAGGCTCCCAGGCCGTCGCGATGTTCGCGTACGGCACCGAGGAGTGCCTGCCCGTCGACCTGGTGACCGGCCCCGGCAACATCTACGTCGCCGCCGCCAAGCGCCTCCTCAAGGGCCGTATCGGCATCGACGCGGAGGCCGGCCCCACCGAGATCGCGATCCTCGCGGACGCGACCGCCGACCCGGTGCACGTCGCCGCCGACCTGATCAGCCAGGCCGAGCACGACCCGATGGCCGCCGCCGTCCTCGTCACCGACTCCGAGGAACTGGCCGCCGCCACCGAGGCCGAGCTGGCCCCCCAGATCGCCGCGACCAAGCACGTCGCCGACCGGATCGAACCGGCCCTCGCGGGCAGCCAGTCCGCGATCGTCCTGGTCGACAGCATCGAGGACGGGCTGAAGGTCGTCGACGCGTACGCCGCCGAGCACCTGGAGATCCAGACCGCCGACGCCGCCGCCGTCGCCGGCCGGGTCCGCAACGCCGGAGCGGTCTTCGTCGGCCCGTACGCGCCGGTCTCCCTCGGCGACTACTGCGCCGGCTCCAACCACGTCCTGCCCACCGGCGGCTGCGCCTGCCACTCCTCGGGCCTGTCCGTGCAGTCCTTCCTGCGCGGCATCCACATCGTCGACTACACGCGCGACGCGCTCGCCGAGGTCGCCCACCACGTGGTGACCCTCGCCGAGGCGGAGGACCTCCCCGCCCACGGCGCCGCGGTCAAGGCCAGGTTCGGGTGGAAGGTGCCCCAGCAGTGA
- a CDS encoding histidinol-phosphate transaminase translates to MTTPAPANGNPWDELPLRDELRGQSPYGAPQLDVPVRLNTNENPYPLPEALVERIAERVREAARDLNRYPDRDAVQLRTELARYLTRTTGHEVGAAHVWAANGSNEVLQQLLQTFGGPGRTAIGFEPSYSMHALIARGTGTGWISGPRNEDFTIDVAAARKSIAEHRPGVVFITSPNNPTGTAVDAAAVVELYDAAQAAGPSMVVVDEAYGEFSHSPSLLPLIEGRRHLVLSRTMSKAFGAAGLRLGYFAADPAVVDAVQLVRLPYHLSSVTQATALAALEHTDTLLGYVDRLKSERDRLVAGLRELGYDVTDSDANFVQFGRFADSHTAWRRILDRGVLVRDNGVPGWLRVSAGTPQENDAFLDAVRELKKEHDA, encoded by the coding sequence GTGACGACTCCCGCCCCGGCGAACGGCAACCCCTGGGACGAGCTGCCCCTCCGCGACGAGCTGCGCGGCCAGTCCCCGTACGGAGCCCCCCAGCTCGACGTACCGGTACGGCTCAACACCAACGAGAACCCCTACCCCCTGCCCGAGGCCCTCGTCGAGAGGATCGCCGAGCGCGTCCGCGAGGCCGCCCGCGACCTCAACCGCTACCCCGACCGCGACGCCGTCCAGCTCCGCACCGAGCTGGCCCGCTACCTCACCCGCACCACCGGTCACGAGGTCGGCGCCGCGCACGTCTGGGCCGCCAACGGCTCCAACGAGGTCCTCCAGCAACTGCTCCAGACCTTCGGCGGCCCCGGGCGCACCGCGATCGGCTTCGAACCGTCGTACTCCATGCACGCCCTCATCGCCCGCGGCACCGGCACCGGCTGGATCTCCGGACCGCGCAACGAGGACTTCACCATCGACGTCGCAGCGGCGAGGAAGTCGATCGCCGAGCACCGCCCCGGCGTGGTCTTCATCACCTCTCCCAACAACCCCACCGGGACCGCCGTCGACGCGGCCGCCGTCGTGGAGCTGTACGACGCCGCGCAGGCCGCCGGCCCGTCGATGGTCGTCGTCGACGAGGCGTACGGCGAGTTCAGCCACAGCCCCTCGCTGCTCCCGCTGATCGAGGGCCGGCGCCACCTGGTGCTCTCACGCACCATGTCCAAGGCCTTCGGCGCCGCCGGACTGCGCCTCGGCTACTTCGCCGCCGACCCCGCCGTCGTCGACGCGGTCCAGCTGGTGCGGCTGCCGTACCACCTCTCCTCGGTCACCCAGGCCACCGCGCTCGCCGCCCTGGAGCACACCGATACCCTGCTCGGATACGTCGACCGGCTCAAGAGCGAGCGCGACCGGCTGGTCGCCGGGCTGCGGGAGCTCGGCTACGACGTCACCGACTCGGACGCCAACTTCGTGCAGTTCGGCCGCTTCGCCGACAGCCACACCGCCTGGCGGCGGATCCTCGACCGGGGCGTGCTGGTCCGGGACAACGGCGTACCGGGATGGCTGCGGGTCTCCGCGGGGACCCCACAAGAGAACGACGCGTTCCTCGATGCGGTGCGCGAACTGAAGAAGGAGCACGACGCATGA
- the hisB gene encoding imidazoleglycerol-phosphate dehydratase HisB, whose protein sequence is MSRVGRVERTTKETSVLVEIDLDGTGKVDVATGVGFYDHMLDQLGRHGLFDLTVKTDGDLHIDSHHTIEDTALALGSAFRQALGDKVGIYRFGNCTVPLDESLAQVTVDLSGRPYLVHTEPENMAPMIGEYDTTMTRHILESFVAQAQIALHVHVPYGRNAHHIVECQFKALARALRYASEHDPRAAGILPSTKGAL, encoded by the coding sequence ATGAGCCGCGTAGGCAGGGTGGAACGGACCACCAAGGAGACCTCCGTACTCGTCGAGATCGACCTCGACGGCACCGGCAAGGTCGATGTCGCGACCGGTGTCGGCTTCTACGACCACATGCTCGACCAGCTCGGCCGCCACGGCCTGTTCGACCTCACGGTCAAGACCGACGGCGACCTGCACATCGACTCGCACCACACCATCGAGGACACCGCCCTCGCGCTGGGGTCCGCCTTCCGGCAGGCGCTCGGCGACAAGGTCGGCATCTACCGCTTCGGCAACTGCACCGTCCCGCTGGACGAGTCGCTCGCCCAGGTCACCGTCGACCTCTCCGGCCGCCCCTACCTGGTGCACACCGAGCCCGAGAACATGGCGCCGATGATCGGCGAGTACGACACGACGATGACCCGGCACATCCTGGAGTCCTTCGTCGCCCAGGCACAGATCGCCCTGCACGTCCACGTGCCCTACGGCCGCAACGCCCACCACATCGTGGAGTGCCAGTTCAAGGCCCTGGCCCGCGCCCTGCGGTACGCCAGCGAGCACGACCCGCGCGCCGCCGGCATCCTGCCCTCCACGAAGGGCGCCCTGTGA
- the hisH gene encoding imidazole glycerol phosphate synthase subunit HisH: MSDKKKVVVFDYGFGNVRSAERALAHVGADVEITRDFDRAMNADGLLVPGVGAFSACMDGLKKARGEWIIGRRLSGGRPVMGICVGMQILFERGIEHGVETEGLDEWPGTVGPLKADVVPHMGWNTVESPEGSQLFAGLGPEERYYFVHSYAAHDWSLEVTNAKIRAPRITWATHGERFVAAVENGALWATQFHPEKSGDAGAQLLTNWIETL, translated from the coding sequence GTGAGCGACAAGAAGAAGGTCGTGGTCTTCGACTACGGCTTCGGCAACGTGCGTTCCGCCGAGCGGGCCCTGGCCCACGTCGGCGCGGACGTGGAGATCACCCGGGACTTCGACCGGGCGATGAACGCGGACGGCCTGCTCGTCCCCGGCGTCGGCGCCTTCTCCGCCTGCATGGACGGGCTGAAGAAGGCCCGCGGCGAATGGATCATCGGCCGCAGGCTGTCCGGCGGACGCCCCGTCATGGGCATCTGCGTCGGCATGCAGATCCTCTTCGAGCGCGGCATCGAGCACGGGGTGGAGACGGAGGGCCTCGACGAGTGGCCCGGCACCGTCGGCCCCCTGAAGGCCGACGTCGTCCCGCACATGGGCTGGAACACCGTCGAATCCCCCGAGGGCTCCCAGCTCTTCGCCGGCCTCGGCCCCGAGGAGCGCTACTACTTCGTGCACTCCTACGCGGCGCACGACTGGTCCCTCGAAGTGACCAACGCCAAGATCCGTGCCCCCAGGATCACCTGGGCCACGCACGGAGAGCGGTTCGTGGCCGCCGTGGAGAACGGCGCGCTGTGGGCCACCCAGTTCCACCCCGAGAAGTCCGGCGACGCCGGCGCCCAGCTGCTGACCAACTGGATCGAGACGCTGTAA
- the priA gene encoding bifunctional 1-(5-phosphoribosyl)-5-((5-phosphoribosylamino)methylideneamino)imidazole-4-carboxamide isomerase/phosphoribosylanthranilate isomerase PriA, with protein sequence MPNLELLPAVDVRDGQAVRLVHGESGSETSYGSPLEAALAWQRAGAEWLHLVDLDAAFGTGDNRALIAEVAGAMDIKVELSGGIRDDASLAAALATGCRRVNLGTAALETPEWVAEVIAGHGDKIAVGLDVRGTTLRGRGWTRDGGDLYETLARLDSEGCARYVVTDIAKDGTLQGPNLELLRNVCAATDKPVVASGGVSSLDDLRAISSLVPEGVEGAIVGKALYAKAFTLEEALKAVSG encoded by the coding sequence ATGCCGAACCTTGAACTGCTCCCCGCCGTCGACGTCCGCGACGGCCAGGCCGTCCGCCTGGTCCACGGCGAGTCCGGCTCCGAGACCTCCTACGGCTCCCCGCTGGAGGCGGCCCTCGCCTGGCAGCGCGCCGGCGCCGAGTGGCTGCACCTGGTCGACCTGGACGCCGCCTTCGGCACCGGCGACAACCGCGCGCTGATCGCCGAGGTCGCCGGCGCCATGGACATCAAGGTCGAGCTGTCCGGCGGCATCCGCGACGACGCCTCGCTCGCCGCCGCCCTGGCCACCGGCTGCCGCCGGGTCAACCTCGGCACAGCCGCCCTGGAGACCCCCGAGTGGGTCGCCGAGGTCATCGCCGGACACGGCGACAAGATCGCCGTCGGCCTCGACGTCCGCGGCACCACGCTGCGCGGCCGGGGCTGGACCCGCGACGGCGGCGACCTCTACGAGACGCTGGCCCGCCTGGACTCCGAGGGCTGCGCCCGCTACGTCGTCACCGACATCGCCAAGGACGGGACCCTCCAGGGCCCCAACCTGGAACTGCTGAGGAACGTCTGCGCCGCCACCGACAAGCCGGTCGTCGCCTCCGGCGGCGTCTCCTCGCTGGACGACCTGCGGGCGATCTCCTCGCTCGTCCCCGAGGGCGTCGAGGGCGCCATCGTCGGGAAGGCGCTCTACGCCAAGGCGTTCACCCTGGAAGAGGCGCTGAAGGCGGTCTCCGGATGA
- a CDS encoding RidA family protein yields the protein MTDPVRRISSGGPWEDTFGYSRAVALPNGLVLVSGCTSVADGRIVAGSPYEQTLNAFQVAFDALAQAGLGREDVVRTRMYLTHTRDTDEVGRAHKELFDAVRPAASMIVVSGFVDPGLVVEVEVEAYRGGTR from the coding sequence ATGACGGACCCCGTACGCCGCATCTCCTCCGGCGGCCCCTGGGAGGACACCTTCGGGTACTCCCGGGCCGTCGCCCTCCCGAACGGTCTCGTCCTGGTGTCCGGCTGCACCTCGGTGGCCGACGGCAGGATCGTCGCCGGCAGCCCGTACGAGCAGACCCTCAACGCCTTCCAGGTGGCCTTCGACGCGCTGGCGCAGGCGGGCCTGGGCCGTGAGGACGTCGTCCGCACCCGGATGTACCTCACCCATACCCGGGACACCGACGAGGTGGGCCGCGCCCACAAGGAGCTGTTCGACGCCGTGCGCCCCGCCGCCTCCATGATCGTCGTGTCCGGGTTCGTCGACCCGGGCCTGGTCGTCGAGGTCGAGGTCGAGGCCTACCGGGGAGGGACGCGATGA